A genome region from Tolypothrix sp. PCC 7712 includes the following:
- a CDS encoding GUN4 domain-containing protein, which translates to MTDPMIVSGTANDIDSLRRTLIAGSLQVQQQTIPKLAELGDAGLDVLMEFLQKRSDTPATWIDGKAYQVLYNSDAPKAKEFLLSHFPEGIVPLKSECGINYNSLQQLLAAQDFQAADRVTIEKMCELAGPTALQRKWLYFTEVENFPAVDLHTINNLWLVHSEGKFGFSVQREIWLGLGKNWDNFWSKIHWKNGNNWTRYPNEFTWDLSAPRGHLPLSNQLRGVRVIASLFAHPAWK; encoded by the coding sequence ATGACAGACCCAATGATTGTATCAGGCACTGCTAATGACATCGACTCCCTCCGAAGAACGCTAATCGCTGGGTCTCTTCAAGTCCAACAGCAAACAATCCCAAAGTTAGCTGAGTTGGGTGATGCGGGATTAGATGTCTTGATGGAATTTTTACAGAAACGTAGTGATACCCCAGCGACTTGGATTGATGGCAAGGCCTATCAAGTACTCTACAACTCTGATGCACCTAAAGCCAAAGAATTTTTGCTTTCCCATTTTCCTGAGGGAATTGTACCTCTAAAATCAGAGTGCGGGATTAATTACAATTCCTTGCAACAACTACTAGCCGCCCAAGACTTCCAAGCAGCCGATCGCGTAACCATCGAAAAAATGTGTGAACTAGCAGGGCCAACGGCATTACAAAGAAAATGGTTGTATTTTACCGAAGTAGAAAATTTTCCTGCGGTTGACTTACATACTATTAATAATCTGTGGTTAGTTCACTCTGAAGGCAAGTTTGGGTTTTCCGTTCAGCGAGAAATCTGGTTAGGTTTAGGTAAAAATTGGGACAATTTCTGGTCAAAAATCCATTGGAAAAATGGTAATAATTGGACTAGATACCCTAATGAATTTACCTGGGATTTAAGCGCACCAAGAGGTCACTTACCCCTTTCTAATCAACTACGCGGCGTTCGAGTCATTGCTTCGTTATTTGCTCATCCTGCTTGGAAGTAG
- a CDS encoding NADP-dependent isocitrate dehydrogenase, with product MYDKITPPTKGEKITFKNGEPVVPDNPIIPFIRGDGTGIDIWPATEKVIDAAVAKAYNGKRQISWFKVYAGDEACDLYGTYQYLPQDTLTAIEEYGVAIKGPLTTPVGGGIRSLNVALRQIFDLYACVRPCRYYAGTPSPHKNPEKLDVIVYRENTEDIYLGIEWRQGSEIGDRLIKILNEELIPATPEHGKKQIPLDAGIGIKPISKKGSQRLVRRAIKHALLLPKNKQQVTLVHKGNIMKYTEGAFRDWGYELATTEFRQETVTERESWILSNKEKNPNLSLEDNARQVDPGFDALTPEKQAQIVKEVETVLNTIWDSHGNGKWKDKIMVNDRIADSIFQQIQTRPDEYSILATMNLNGDYLSDAAAAIVGGLGMGPGANIGDSCAVFEATHGTAPKHAGLDRINPGSVILSGVMMLEFMGWQEAADLIKKGLGSAIANRQVTYDLARLLEPQVQPLKCSEFAEAIIQHFG from the coding sequence ATGTACGACAAGATTACCCCCCCAACAAAGGGTGAAAAAATTACCTTTAAGAATGGTGAGCCTGTTGTTCCTGATAACCCAATTATCCCCTTTATCCGGGGCGATGGAACGGGTATAGATATCTGGCCTGCTACCGAAAAAGTGATTGATGCAGCGGTAGCAAAGGCATATAACGGTAAGCGCCAAATTAGCTGGTTTAAGGTTTACGCTGGGGATGAAGCTTGCGATTTATACGGCACATATCAGTATTTACCTCAGGATACTCTCACAGCTATTGAAGAATATGGCGTTGCTATTAAAGGCCCTTTGACCACTCCTGTCGGGGGCGGTATTCGGTCTTTAAATGTGGCTCTTAGACAAATTTTTGACTTGTATGCTTGCGTGCGTCCTTGCCGCTACTATGCAGGTACACCTTCACCTCACAAAAATCCCGAAAAGCTAGATGTAATTGTTTATCGGGAAAACACAGAAGATATTTATTTGGGGATTGAGTGGCGACAAGGCAGCGAAATAGGCGATCGCTTAATTAAAATTCTCAATGAAGAATTGATCCCCGCCACCCCAGAACATGGAAAAAAGCAGATCCCCCTCGATGCTGGGATTGGCATCAAACCCATTAGTAAAAAGGGTTCCCAGCGTTTAGTCCGCCGTGCCATCAAACACGCCTTGTTATTGCCCAAAAACAAGCAACAGGTGACTTTGGTGCATAAGGGCAACATCATGAAGTACACCGAAGGTGCTTTCCGTGATTGGGGCTATGAACTAGCAACCACCGAATTTCGCCAAGAAACGGTCACCGAAAGGGAATCTTGGATTTTAAGTAATAAGGAGAAAAACCCCAATCTTTCCTTAGAAGACAACGCCCGTCAAGTTGACCCTGGATTTGATGCCCTAACTCCAGAGAAACAAGCGCAAATTGTCAAGGAAGTTGAAACTGTTCTTAACACAATTTGGGACAGCCACGGCAACGGCAAGTGGAAAGATAAAATCATGGTCAATGACCGGATTGCTGACAGTATTTTTCAACAAATCCAAACCAGACCCGATGAATATTCGATTCTGGCGACCATGAATTTAAACGGCGATTACCTATCCGATGCAGCAGCTGCTATTGTTGGCGGCTTAGGAATGGGGCCAGGGGCAAATATTGGCGATTCCTGCGCCGTCTTTGAAGCAACCCACGGTACCGCCCCCAAACACGCCGGCTTAGATCGGATCAATCCCGGTTCGGTAATCTTGTCTGGGGTGATGATGCTAGAGTTTATGGGTTGGCAAGAAGCCGCAGATCTGATCAAGAAAGGCTTAGGAAGTGCGATCGCCAATCGTCAAGTCACCTACGATTTAGCCCGTTTACTAGAACCACAAGTACAGCCGTTAAAGTGTTCTGAATTTGCCGAAGCAATTATTCAGCATTTTGGGTAA
- the mtnA gene encoding S-methyl-5-thioribose-1-phosphate isomerase, whose protein sequence is MTNSQNQVYPIIWHDDTVSLIDQTRLPNEYAFVEIHRSEDMAWAIKTMIVRGAPAIGVAAAYGIYLGAREIETSNRQEFLQRLEQVAQLLRSTRPTAVNLFWAISRMMKTAYENLGSVAELKQNLLETAQAIHGEDLQTCQAIGDNGLAVLPKNPEKLTILTHCNAGALATAGYGTALGVVRSAWREGRLARVFADETRPRLQGAKLTAWECVQERIPVTVITDNMAAHCMKQGLIHAVVVGADRIAANGDTANKIGTYSVAIAAKAHNIPFFVAAPLSTVDFALSDGSQIPIEERNPTEIYQVGDTILTPSGVDFYNPAFDVTPAELITAIITENGAFAPSDLAQSQVKQAV, encoded by the coding sequence GTGACAAATTCTCAAAACCAGGTTTATCCAATTATTTGGCATGACGACACAGTATCATTAATCGATCAAACCCGCTTGCCGAATGAGTATGCTTTTGTAGAAATTCACCGCAGCGAAGATATGGCGTGGGCAATTAAAACTATGATTGTTCGCGGTGCGCCAGCAATTGGTGTTGCGGCTGCATACGGTATCTATCTGGGTGCGAGGGAAATTGAAACCAGTAATCGTCAGGAATTTTTGCAGCGTTTAGAACAGGTTGCTCAACTGTTGCGTTCTACTCGCCCCACAGCAGTAAATTTATTTTGGGCAATTAGCCGCATGATGAAAACTGCTTATGAAAACTTGGGAAGCGTAGCAGAACTTAAACAAAATCTCTTGGAAACGGCTCAAGCTATTCATGGTGAAGATTTACAAACTTGTCAGGCGATTGGTGACAATGGGTTAGCAGTATTGCCCAAAAATCCCGAAAAGTTGACAATTTTGACTCATTGTAATGCGGGGGCGTTGGCTACTGCTGGTTACGGTACAGCTTTGGGTGTGGTGCGTTCCGCTTGGCGGGAAGGGCGTTTAGCGCGAGTGTTTGCTGACGAAACCCGTCCCCGCTTGCAAGGTGCCAAACTCACAGCTTGGGAGTGCGTGCAAGAACGAATTCCCGTGACAGTAATTACTGATAACATGGCAGCCCATTGCATGAAACAGGGTTTAATTCATGCTGTGGTTGTTGGTGCTGATAGAATTGCGGCGAATGGTGATACTGCCAATAAAATAGGTACATATAGTGTGGCGATCGCAGCTAAAGCACATAATATTCCCTTCTTTGTCGCTGCGCCTTTATCTACTGTTGATTTTGCATTATCTGATGGTAGTCAAATTCCCATTGAGGAACGAAATCCCACAGAAATTTATCAAGTAGGTGATACTATTCTCACGCCTTCAGGGGTGGATTTTTATAATCCGGCTTTTGATGTTACCCCAGCAGAGTTAATTACAGCCATCATTACAGAAAATGGTGCCTTTGCTCCTAGCGACTTAGCACAATCTCAAGTCAAGCAAGCAGTGTAA
- a CDS encoding superoxide dismutase, giving the protein MSIDRRHFLFLVGAGVGTFALEACALAEKSPSENPSSPEPKSDTTKGAIQLPPLPYAYDALEPHIDAKTMQFHHDKHHAAYVKNLNAALEKHPQLKGRTVEELLRQLDKVPADIRKTVRNNGGGHVNHSMFWQIMKPKGGGEPTGAIATAINQNFGNFAAFKKQFNEAGAGQFGSGWVWLVRNKNGKLEVTTTANQDTPLSQGKYPILGNDVWEHAYYLNYQNRRADYLEAWWNVVNWDEINQRFAAASKFA; this is encoded by the coding sequence ATGAGTATAGATCGACGACATTTCTTGTTTTTAGTTGGTGCGGGTGTGGGTACTTTTGCACTGGAAGCTTGCGCTTTGGCGGAGAAATCTCCCAGTGAAAACCCAAGCAGTCCCGAACCAAAATCCGATACAACTAAAGGGGCAATTCAATTACCGCCTCTACCTTATGCCTATGATGCGCTGGAACCACATATTGATGCTAAAACTATGCAGTTTCATCACGATAAGCATCATGCAGCTTATGTGAAAAACTTGAATGCAGCATTGGAGAAACATCCACAACTTAAAGGCAGAACTGTTGAAGAACTGTTACGTCAACTTGACAAAGTTCCCGCAGATATTCGTAAAACTGTACGCAATAATGGCGGAGGTCATGTCAATCACTCAATGTTTTGGCAAATTATGAAGCCTAAAGGTGGTGGTGAACCTACAGGGGCGATCGCAACTGCTATAAATCAGAATTTCGGTAATTTTGCAGCTTTCAAAAAACAATTTAATGAAGCAGGTGCAGGTCAATTTGGTAGTGGTTGGGTTTGGCTGGTTCGCAATAAAAATGGCAAGTTGGAAGTAACTACTACAGCCAATCAAGACACGCCTTTAAGCCAAGGTAAATACCCGATTTTAGGTAATGATGTTTGGGAACATGCCTATTATCTCAACTACCAAAATCGCCGTGCTGATTATTTAGAAGCTTGGTGGAATGTGGTAAATTGGGATGAAATTAATCAGCGATTTGCTGCCGCTAGTAAGTTCGCTTAG
- a CDS encoding ABC transporter ATP-binding protein — MANVRLEDIKRRFNNVTAIEDISFEIPDGEFWVLVGPSGCGKSTILRTIAGLETATSGKLFIGDRLMNDIPARQRDVAMVFQNYALYPHMTVAENIAFGMQMRKVDRKVIQDRVLNVARSLSLEHLLDRKPKQLSGGQQQRVALGRAIARQPQVFLLDEPLSNLDAQLRDDTRAELKQLHQNVGITTVYVTHDQVEAMTLADQIVVLNRGRIQQIGDPQSIYANPANQMVAAFLGNPPMNILPAVAQYEGFNVSGQLLAIPTNLQAKLQIRQGQSVDLGIRPEHITINTDSAVTSENSALLSVEVKVVEPLGRETLIRASVPDSSVLLNVQVGGAVRLHPGDRLSLQLDLNHLFVFDSTTGDRIFP, encoded by the coding sequence ATGGCAAACGTCCGTTTAGAAGACATCAAACGTAGATTTAACAACGTAACTGCTATCGAGGATATTTCTTTTGAAATTCCCGATGGCGAGTTTTGGGTTTTAGTAGGGCCTTCTGGTTGTGGAAAATCTACAATTTTGCGAACGATCGCCGGTTTAGAAACAGCCACTTCCGGTAAACTCTTTATTGGCGATCGCTTGATGAATGATATCCCAGCTAGACAGAGAGATGTAGCGATGGTTTTCCAAAACTATGCCTTATATCCCCACATGACGGTGGCGGAAAACATCGCTTTTGGGATGCAGATGCGGAAGGTTGACCGCAAGGTAATTCAAGATAGAGTTTTGAATGTAGCGCGATCGCTTTCCTTGGAACATTTGCTAGATCGCAAACCCAAACAACTTTCTGGGGGACAACAACAACGGGTAGCATTAGGAAGAGCGATCGCACGTCAACCGCAAGTTTTTTTACTCGATGAACCTTTGTCTAATTTAGATGCCCAATTACGAGATGATACTAGAGCAGAGTTAAAGCAGCTGCATCAAAATGTGGGAATTACCACGGTATATGTAACTCACGATCAAGTTGAGGCGATGACTTTAGCCGATCAAATTGTGGTACTAAATCGTGGACGCATCCAACAAATTGGCGATCCCCAAAGCATTTATGCCAATCCCGCTAATCAAATGGTGGCAGCTTTTTTAGGCAATCCACCCATGAATATTTTGCCTGCAGTTGCTCAATATGAAGGTTTTAATGTTAGCGGACAGTTATTAGCAATTCCCACAAATTTACAAGCTAAATTACAAATACGTCAAGGACAAAGTGTGGATTTGGGTATTCGTCCCGAGCATATCACCATCAACACAGATTCAGCAGTTACCAGCGAAAACTCCGCACTATTATCTGTGGAAGTCAAGGTGGTAGAACCATTGGGAAGAGAAACTTTAATTCGGGCCAGTGTACCTGATTCATCAGTACTGCTGAATGTCCAGGTGGGTGGTGCGGTGCGTTTACATCCAGGCGATCGCCTTTCCCTACAACTCGATTTGAATCACTTATTTGTGTTTGATTCTACTACTGGTGACAGAATATTTCCTTGA
- a CDS encoding XisI protein yields MDKLERYQAIIVKLLQEYASIPYSYGDLERRFIISEDHNNYLLITLGWQNYQRVHGCLIHLEIINDKVWIHRDGTEDGIANDLVASGIPKADIVLAFHHPEVRQYTEYAIN; encoded by the coding sequence ATGGATAAATTAGAAAGATATCAAGCAATTATTGTAAAATTACTACAAGAATACGCTAGTATCCCTTATTCTTATGGTGATTTGGAAAGAAGATTTATCATTAGCGAAGACCACAATAATTATTTATTAATAACATTGGGCTGGCAAAATTACCAGAGAGTTCATGGCTGCCTAATTCATCTAGAAATCATCAATGATAAAGTTTGGATTCATCGAGATGGTACAGAAGACGGTATCGCTAATGATTTAGTAGCCTCTGGTATTCCTAAAGCAGATATTGTTTTAGCATTTCATCACCCAGAAGTTAGACAATATACAGAATATGCCATTAATTAA
- the metK gene encoding methionine adenosyltransferase — protein MSRRYLFTSESVTEGHPDKICDQISDTILDALLAQDPTSRVAAEVVVNTGLVLITGEITTKANVNYVNLARQKIAEIGYTNADNGFSANSTSVLVALDEQSPDIAQGVNTAHETREQDSEELFDSIGAGDQGIMFGFACNETPELVPLPICLAHRIARRLAAVRKTGDLSYLRPDGKTQVTVIYEDGRPVGIDTILISTQHTATIGEITDEEAVQAKIKQDLWTAVVEPVFGDIDIKPDSQTRFLVNPTGKFVIGGPQGDSGLTGRKIIVDTYGGYSRHGGGAFSGKDPTKVDRSAAYAARYVAKNIVAAELAEKCEVQLSYAIGVARPVSIFLDTFGTGKVDDSILLELVKKHFELRPAGIIHAFNLRNLPNERGGRFYQDVAAYGHFGRNDLDLPWERTDKSDLLKQAVNESLTAAIAQALK, from the coding sequence TTGTCTCGTCGATATTTATTTACCTCCGAGTCAGTTACCGAAGGACATCCAGATAAAATCTGCGATCAGATTTCTGATACGATTCTGGATGCATTACTGGCACAAGACCCCACTAGTCGTGTGGCGGCTGAGGTAGTTGTTAATACTGGCTTAGTGCTGATTACTGGAGAAATCACCACTAAAGCCAATGTCAATTATGTCAATCTGGCTCGCCAAAAAATTGCGGAAATTGGTTATACCAATGCCGATAATGGCTTTTCAGCAAATAGTACCAGTGTATTGGTAGCATTAGACGAGCAATCACCTGACATTGCCCAAGGTGTGAACACTGCTCACGAAACCCGCGAACAGGATAGTGAAGAACTATTCGACAGCATCGGTGCAGGTGATCAAGGAATCATGTTTGGTTTTGCTTGTAACGAAACACCAGAACTGGTGCCTTTACCGATTTGTCTTGCTCATCGCATTGCTCGCCGCCTAGCAGCAGTTCGCAAAACAGGTGATTTATCTTACCTACGTCCCGACGGTAAAACCCAAGTTACTGTAATTTATGAAGATGGACGACCAGTAGGTATAGATACGATCCTGATTTCCACCCAACATACAGCCACTATTGGGGAAATCACTGATGAAGAAGCAGTCCAAGCCAAGATTAAACAAGACCTCTGGACAGCGGTAGTGGAACCTGTGTTTGGTGACATTGACATCAAGCCAGATTCACAGACACGCTTTTTAGTCAACCCCACCGGCAAATTTGTGATTGGTGGCCCTCAAGGCGACTCCGGTTTGACAGGACGGAAAATCATCGTTGACACCTACGGTGGTTATTCTCGACATGGAGGCGGTGCTTTCTCTGGTAAAGACCCCACCAAAGTAGACCGTTCTGCAGCTTATGCAGCTCGCTATGTAGCGAAAAACATTGTTGCTGCTGAGTTAGCAGAAAAATGTGAGGTACAGCTCAGTTATGCCATTGGCGTAGCTCGTCCTGTGAGCATTTTTCTAGACACCTTTGGGACTGGCAAAGTCGATGACAGTATCTTGTTGGAATTAGTCAAAAAGCATTTTGAACTACGTCCTGCAGGAATTATCCATGCCTTTAATTTACGCAACCTACCAAATGAAAGAGGCGGACGTTTTTATCAGGACGTCGCGGCTTACGGTCATTTTGGGCGGAATGATTTAGACCTACCTTGGGAACGTACCGACAAGTCCGACTTGTTAAAGCAAGCTGTTAATGAGTCACTGACAGCCGCGATCGCCCAAGCACTGAAGTAA
- a CDS encoding homoserine dehydrogenase produces MGVKLGILGLGTVGTGTVQLLQDTTDRNPLLQEVEIHRVGVRSLDKPREVQLPEGVVTTDLESIVNDPAVDIVVEVMGGLEPARSLILTALKNGKHIVTANKAAIARFGDEIFTTANEAGVYVLLEAAVGGGIPVIQPLKQSLSVNRIHAVTGIVNGTTNYILTRMQQEGSNFEDVLVDAQRLGYAEADPTADVDGLDAGDKIAILASLAFGGRIHLEDVYAEGIRQVSKTDIAYAEKLGFVIKLLAIAKLHASDRSKLSVRVHPTLVPKTHPLASINGVYNAILVEGEPIGQVMLFGPGAGAGATASAVASDILHLVATLKTSTANPNPLLACRHQDYCEIAPISELVTRFYTRFLTRDQSGVIGKLGTCFGNYGVSLESVVQTGFQGELAEIVVVTHDVKEGDFRQALAEIRELSAIDSIPSLLRVL; encoded by the coding sequence GTGGGTGTGAAGCTAGGAATACTGGGATTAGGAACTGTTGGGACGGGTACAGTACAGTTGTTACAAGATACAACTGACCGTAACCCATTGTTGCAGGAAGTAGAAATCCACCGAGTGGGAGTACGATCGCTTGATAAACCGCGTGAGGTACAACTACCAGAGGGAGTAGTGACTACAGACCTAGAATCTATCGTCAACGATCCTGCGGTAGATATTGTTGTGGAAGTCATGGGTGGATTGGAACCGGCGCGATCGCTAATTCTGACAGCTTTAAAAAATGGTAAACATATAGTTACCGCCAATAAAGCTGCGATCGCGCGCTTTGGTGATGAAATCTTCACCACTGCTAATGAAGCTGGAGTCTATGTCTTGCTAGAAGCCGCAGTTGGTGGTGGTATACCTGTAATTCAACCACTCAAACAGTCTTTAAGTGTGAACCGCATTCACGCCGTTACAGGTATTGTTAACGGTACTACCAACTACATCCTCACAAGGATGCAGCAAGAAGGCAGCAACTTTGAGGATGTATTGGTTGATGCTCAAAGATTGGGTTATGCAGAAGCCGATCCTACCGCCGATGTCGATGGTTTAGATGCAGGCGATAAAATTGCGATTTTGGCATCCTTAGCTTTTGGCGGACGCATTCACCTAGAAGATGTCTATGCAGAAGGGATTCGCCAAGTTAGTAAGACCGATATCGCCTATGCTGAGAAATTAGGATTTGTGATTAAATTGTTAGCGATCGCCAAGCTTCATGCTAGCGATCGCTCGAAGCTATCTGTAAGAGTTCATCCGACTTTAGTACCCAAAACACACCCCTTAGCCAGCATCAACGGCGTGTATAATGCCATTCTGGTAGAAGGCGAACCCATTGGGCAAGTCATGTTGTTTGGGCCTGGTGCTGGTGCTGGCGCAACTGCTAGTGCTGTAGCATCAGATATCTTACATTTAGTAGCAACGCTGAAAACTAGTACAGCTAACCCGAATCCTCTCTTAGCTTGTCGGCATCAAGACTACTGTGAAATTGCCCCGATTTCCGAATTAGTAACTCGTTTTTATACCAGGTTTCTAACTAGAGATCAATCCGGAGTAATTGGTAAATTAGGCACCTGCTTTGGCAATTACGGCGTTAGCTTAGAGTCAGTTGTGCAAACTGGGTTTCAGGGAGAACTAGCTGAGATTGTGGTGGTTACCCACGATGTGAAAGAAGGGGACTTTCGCCAAGCTTTGGCAGAAATTCGGGAATTGTCAGCTATCGATAGCATCCCTAGCTTATTACGGGTATTGTAA
- a CDS encoding phosphoribulokinase: MTSKPERVVLIGVAGDSGCGKSTFLRRLIDLFGEELMTVICLDDYHSLDRKQRKETGITALDPRANNFDLMYEQIKALKNGQAIDKPIYNHETGMIDPPERIEPNHIVVVEGLHPLYDERVRELIDFSVYFDISDEVKIAWKIQRDMAERGHRYEDVLAQINSRKPDFEKFIEPQREFADVVLQVLPTNLIKNDTERKVLRVRMLQREGKDGFEPTYLFDEGSTIQWTPCGRKLTCSYPGMQLYYGSDVYYGRYVSVLEVDGQFDNLEEVIYIETHLSNTSTKYQGEMTHLLLQHREYPGSNNGTGLFQVLTGLKMRDEYERLTAKEAKLAVQV, from the coding sequence ATGACAAGTAAGCCGGAACGCGTGGTACTAATTGGAGTAGCTGGAGACTCTGGTTGCGGTAAATCTACGTTTTTGCGTCGTTTGATAGATTTGTTTGGTGAAGAATTAATGACAGTTATCTGTTTGGATGACTATCATTCCCTAGATCGCAAACAGCGCAAAGAAACAGGAATCACCGCTCTTGATCCTAGGGCAAACAACTTTGATCTGATGTATGAGCAAATTAAAGCGCTCAAAAATGGTCAAGCAATTGATAAGCCGATTTATAACCACGAAACCGGCATGATCGATCCGCCAGAACGGATTGAGCCGAATCACATTGTAGTGGTGGAAGGGCTGCATCCTTTATACGACGAACGGGTGCGCGAGTTAATTGATTTCAGCGTTTATTTTGATATCAGCGACGAAGTCAAAATTGCTTGGAAAATTCAGCGCGATATGGCAGAAAGGGGCCATCGCTATGAAGATGTCTTAGCGCAAATCAATTCCCGTAAGCCTGACTTTGAAAAGTTCATTGAGCCACAAAGAGAATTTGCTGATGTGGTTCTTCAAGTATTACCAACTAACTTAATCAAAAACGACACAGAGCGCAAAGTTCTGCGAGTCCGGATGCTTCAGCGCGAAGGTAAGGATGGCTTTGAGCCAACTTACCTGTTTGATGAAGGATCTACAATTCAATGGACTCCTTGCGGACGCAAGCTTACTTGTTCCTACCCTGGTATGCAACTGTACTACGGTTCAGATGTTTACTATGGTCGTTACGTCTCAGTATTAGAAGTAGACGGTCAATTCGACAATTTAGAAGAAGTTATTTACATCGAAACCCATTTGAGTAACACATCCACCAAATACCAAGGTGAGATGACTCACTTGTTACTCCAGCACCGTGAGTATCCAGGTTCCAACAATGGAACTGGTTTATTCCAAGTGCTAACAGGCTTGAAAATGCGTGACGAGTACGAGCGTTTAACAGCAAAGGAAGCCAAATTAGCAGTTCAAGTTTAA
- the petH gene encoding ferredoxin--NADP reductase has product MYNQGAVEGAANTESGSRVFVYEVVGLHQNEETDNTNYPIRNSGSVFIRVPYNRMNQEMRRITRLGGKIVSIQPASALQQLNGKASLGVANSEGNGQATPANAKPPAETQLQNKDQKGNTMTQAKAKKDSHADVPVNIYRPNAPFIGKCISNEPLVKEGGIGIVQHLKFDLSGSNLKYIEGQSIGIIPPGVDKNGKPEKLRLYSIASTRHGDDVDDKTVSLCVRQLEYKHPESGETVYGVCSTHLCFLEPGAEVKITGPVGKEMLLPSDPDAKVIMMATGTGIAPMRAYLWRMFKDAERAANPEYQFNGFAWLIFGVPTSPNILYKEELEEMQQKYPDNFRLTYAISREQKNPQGGRMYIQDRVAEHADELWQLIKDEKTHTYICGLRGMEDGIDAALTAAAAKEGVTWSTYQKEIKKAGRWHVETY; this is encoded by the coding sequence ATGTATAACCAAGGTGCTGTTGAGGGTGCTGCCAACACAGAATCAGGTAGCCGCGTCTTCGTTTACGAAGTGGTTGGTCTGCATCAGAACGAAGAGACTGATAACACAAACTACCCAATTCGTAACAGTGGCAGTGTGTTCATCAGAGTGCCTTACAACCGCATGAATCAAGAAATGCGACGTATCACTCGCCTAGGCGGAAAAATTGTGAGCATTCAACCCGCAAGCGCTCTACAGCAATTAAATGGTAAAGCCTCATTAGGGGTTGCTAACAGTGAGGGGAATGGTCAAGCCACACCTGCGAATGCAAAACCACCAGCTGAAACACAGCTTCAGAATAAGGATCAAAAAGGCAACACCATGACTCAAGCGAAAGCTAAAAAAGACTCTCATGCTGATGTTCCTGTAAACATTTACCGTCCCAATGCACCTTTTATTGGTAAGTGTATATCTAACGAACCTTTAGTCAAAGAAGGTGGCATTGGTATTGTTCAGCACCTAAAATTTGACCTTTCTGGTAGCAATTTGAAATACATAGAAGGTCAAAGTATTGGTATTATCCCACCCGGAGTAGACAAAAACGGTAAGCCAGAAAAGCTAAGACTGTATTCCATCGCCTCAACTCGTCATGGAGATGATGTGGATGACAAAACAGTATCGCTGTGTGTGCGTCAGTTAGAGTATAAACACCCAGAAAGTGGCGAAACAGTCTACGGTGTTTGCTCAACTCACCTGTGTTTCTTAGAACCAGGGGCAGAAGTAAAAATTACTGGGCCCGTGGGTAAGGAAATGTTATTACCCAGCGACCCCGATGCCAAAGTAATCATGATGGCGACCGGAACTGGTATTGCGCCCATGCGTGCTTACCTGTGGCGGATGTTTAAGGATGCTGAGAGAGCAGCTAATCCAGAATACCAATTCAATGGATTTGCCTGGTTAATCTTTGGTGTACCTACAAGTCCTAACATCCTGTACAAGGAAGAACTGGAAGAAATGCAGCAAAAGTATCCAGACAACTTCCGTCTCACCTATGCTATCAGCCGGGAACAAAAGAATCCCCAAGGTGGCAGAATGTACATCCAAGACCGAGTTGCAGAACATGCAGATGAACTGTGGCAATTGATTAAAGATGAAAAAACCCACACCTACATCTGCGGTTTACGTGGTATGGAAGATGGTATTGATGCAGCGTTAACTGCGGCGGCTGCGAAAGAAGGCGTAACCTGGAGTACTTACCAGAAGGAAATTAAGAAAGCTGGCCGCTGGCACGTAGAAACTTACTAA
- a CDS encoding element excision factor XisH family protein produces the protein MLEETEKDRLLYLAVTNIAYKDIFAEPIGKLVMQKNHLRLMIFNSHRQEIEEWIN, from the coding sequence ATTCTTGAAGAAACTGAAAAAGATAGATTATTGTATTTAGCTGTTACCAACATAGCCTATAAAGATATTTTTGCTGAACCTATTGGAAAATTGGTTATGCAAAAAAACCATTTAAGGTTAATGATATTTAATTCTCATCGACAGGAAATAGAAGAATGGATAAATTAG